The genomic DNA ATTGCAGTTTCCCCAACAACAACACCCATACCATGATCTATAAATACACGTTTACCGAATGTTGCACCGGGGTGAATTTCAATACCTGTAATAAATCTGGCCAAATTGGAATTCATACGAGCAAGAAGTTTGAAAGAATGAGTCCAAAGCCAATGACTGATTCTATGCATCAATAATCCATAGAAGCCAGGATAACACAAGAAAATTTCTAATGTTGACCTAGCAGCAGGATCTTTTTCCTTAATAGCTTTAATTTCATCCTTCAAATTATCAAACATTCAATAAACCTCAACATAATCTAATATATCATATAAAAAAATATAACATATGATATAAATTATATAACATATAGTATATAAATGTTGTCTTATTCAAATAACCATTCAACAGAGAGATATCTTTCACCATTATCCGGTAAGATAGCAATTATTCTTTTACCTTTGTTTTCTTCCCTTTTAGCTAATTGTAAAGCAGCCCAAGTAGCAGCACCAGAAGAAATACCTGCAAAGATACCTTCTTCTTTAGCAAGTGCAACTAAAGTTTTTCCTGCTTCTTCACTAGGAACTGGGAAAATTTCATCAATGACATCAGAGTCATAAATAGATGGAACAAATCCAGCACCAATACCTTGGATTTTGTGTGGTCCTTTTACACCTTTAGCCAATGTTTGTGATTCTTCAGGTTCTACTGCAACGATTTTAACATCAGGAATTACTTCTTTTAATGCTTTTCCAATACCAGTAACAGTTCCACCAGTACCTACTCCAGCAACAACAATATCGACATTTCCATCAGTGTCTCTTAAAATTTCCTGACCTGAAGTTTCGTAATGAATTTTAACATTAGCTTCATTGTCAAATTGACCTAAAATGATTGAGTTTGGATCAGCTTCATTTAATTCTTTAGCTTTTGCAATAGCCCCACCCATTCCTTCAGAACCTGGAGTTAATACAATTTCAGCACCATAGATAGCTAAAAGTTTTCTTCTTTCAATAGACATAGTATCAGGCATAGTCAAGATTACTTTGTAACCTTTTGCAGCTGCAGCAAAACCAATTCCAATACCAGTATTTCCACTAGTTGGTTCAATAATTGTTGATCCTTCTTTGAGTAATCCTTTTTCTTCCGCATCTTCAATCATTGCAACAGCAACACGGTCTTTTACACTACCAGTTGGGTTGAATGCTTCCATTTTTACATCGACTTCTGCATCTAAATCTTTTGTCAAGTTGTTCAATCTTATGATTGGGGTGTTTCCGATTGCATCAACTACACTGTCAAGTACTCCTCTTTTTAATTCTGGGACATTTACCATATTCTTATTCTCCTAATAAATTATTTGTTTTAAATGGTATATTAAAAGGGTTATCTTAAAAGTCATATAACTATAGTTATAATAACTATTGTTATATAACAATGTTTTATTATATAAATGTTTTGGAAAAATTTTGGCGTGACTAAAAAT from Methanobrevibacter sp. includes the following:
- the cysK gene encoding cysteine synthase A gives rise to the protein MVNVPELKRGVLDSVVDAIGNTPIIRLNNLTKDLDAEVDVKMEAFNPTGSVKDRVAVAMIEDAEEKGLLKEGSTIIEPTSGNTGIGIGFAAAAKGYKVILTMPDTMSIERRKLLAIYGAEIVLTPGSEGMGGAIAKAKELNEADPNSIILGQFDNEANVKIHYETSGQEILRDTDGNVDIVVAGVGTGGTVTGIGKALKEVIPDVKIVAVEPEESQTLAKGVKGPHKIQGIGAGFVPSIYDSDVIDEIFPVPSEEAGKTLVALAKEEGIFAGISSGAATWAALQLAKREENKGKRIIAILPDNGERYLSVEWLFE